The proteins below are encoded in one region of Drosophila santomea strain STO CAGO 1482 chromosome 2R, Prin_Dsan_1.1, whole genome shotgun sequence:
- the LOC120446390 gene encoding uncharacterized protein LOC120446390 → MWPLTLGFAMQLLLLISLLLLLPLPGFSRELRQPYRYDRYDGNPGLNRPRNLERN, encoded by the coding sequence ATGTGGCCGCTAACACTTGGATTTGCgatgcagttgctgctgctgatttcgctgctgctgctgcttccacTGCCCGGATTTTCCAGAGAACTAAGGCAGCCCTATAGATACGACAGATACGATGGTAATCCTGGCCTGAACCGCCCACGGAATTTGGAGCGGAACTGA